The Neomonachus schauinslandi chromosome 13, ASM220157v2, whole genome shotgun sequence DNA segment CAGTAAGACACGACAGCTCTCATGACACGGCGTGACACACGGTGAATGCACGCTAAATACACCTTAGCTTTCTTAATCATGGCCCTACCAAGCCTTCCGAGGTCTACAGCAGTCTCAAGATCCACCCCAACTTACTGCAGTGCAGCCCAGCAGGCTTGCCAACCGGATCCAGACAGCCGGTTCAACCACCTGGAGGGACCTTCCCCCGCCTTTCTCCCTGACTGCATTGGGGGGCAAGAGCAACCACGTCTGGGCTGGAGTCATGCCCCAGGGCAACCACTGTACACAGACAAATTCACCCAATCACCAGAAGGGCCTTAGGATGCAGGGACAACAGAGGCACGGAGAAGTCTGGTCTTCATCCAGACCCATGCTGCTGGATAAGGGGCGCTGGACGCGGAAGCCAGGCCATCTCACCAGGGCCTGTAACTAGCTGGTTTATTTATCGGTTGACCTGTTTGCTACTCCGGAcccccctgctgccctccccaaTATTTTCCCCATGCGGACAAAGGCCTGGCCTGTGCGTTCACTGCTGGATCCTCCCCACCCATGTGACACCTGACCGCAGCAGGCCGGCCACTCAGCTCACCACTGGCTagacccctccccttcccttggtCTCAGAGGGGCAGGAGCCGGCCTGCCCGCCCCCACCTTGGCGGTCTTGATGATCTCGGTGAAGTTGTCCATGATGGACTTGACATCGTCCTTGAGCCGCTTGTTATAAGACTGCAGCAGCGTCTCCTTGCTCTGCGGCAGCGCTCTCTGCTGGGCCATGGCGGGGCCTCAGGCAGCTCGGAGGCGGCACCTGGGAGCCAGAGTCCGGCGTGAGCCGAGCCACCCCCAGCCGCCCACCCTCCATGCCCCAGCTCAGCAGAACCGCGATCTCGGGAGAGGCCCCTCCCGTCAGAGACTCGTGCAACCGTCAGCACACAAGCGCACTGCGAGCTCTCGGCTCCGGCCAGCGCGCGtccgcccgccccccgccccccgcccctccgccGAGGCGTCCCTCCGATTCTCCCCCGCCGCACCCTCAGCTCCAGGCCGGGCCCCCGGAGGGCCGCCGCGCCCACAGCCTGCTCGCTCCGGGGGGCCTCGGCCGGGACCACCCTCCCTCCCCGCGCGCCCGCGCGCTCCGGCAGACTGGCGCGGGGCCTGCGCGCCGCCGACCGACCGAACTCGCGGCCTGAGAGTCACTTTGGGGCAGGGGAATGGGGGGTCACACCTGAGAAAAGACGGCGACCCCGCCCCGACGCCCCCACCTGGTCCGCAGAGCCCGGGGCGACCCGGCTGGgtacaggggtggggaggggtgcagacAAGCGCACGCCCCTCCCCGGAAGTCCTGGCTCCCCGCCGCTCGCCGCGACCCGCCGCGGCGGCCGCGCTAAGGCACCACCCCAGATCGGAGGCGGGCAAGAGCGGTCCTGTCCCTTTAAATCCGAAATCCCGCGCAGGCGCCAGTTGTCGCGATCTCCGATGTCGCCTACATATTACCCacaattcccttttctttctctctcctccagcaacccaaGATGGTGAGTGGTCCTGCGGCTCGTTGTGTTGGCGCTGGGTCCGGCTTCTATCCGCTGCCATCCTCTTCGGGGCGTGGCCGTGCGGGGATCCCTCCACCGCCCCGCGCTAGGGGAGCCCCGCGGGGCCTGGCAGGGAGGCATCAGGCCGGGTGTAATACTGGAGGCTGCGTCCGGCAGTGCGGGGAGGAGGGCCCGGGCCGGGGGAGCGCAGCGCCGCAATGCGGGGCTCGGAACGCCGGGGCCGAGGGTCTGCCGCGCCGTGGGGGCTGCCCCAGGGGCCTCGGGCGAGGGGTTCAGCGCCAGCTGTACGCCGGGCTCTTAAGGGGCGCGCAGTTCCGGGACGGGGCCGGGGTCGGCTCCGGCTCGGCCCTTGCGCGGCGTCGCGGACGAACGTGGCCGCGGGGCTGCCGGGGCTCGTGCAGAGGGTGTGGAGGGTGTTTGGTGCCTGAGCGCCAGGATCACTGACGCAGACGTGGGCGGCCGCCGGGCTCGCTGGTGGGCCACCCGGACGTCGGCAGCCAGCCCGGCCTCACGGGGACGGGAGGACCTGGTCTAACCGGGTTCCTTCTCGTGCAGCCGAAAGGGAAGAAGGCGAAGGGGAAGAAGGTGGCCCCGGCCCCTGCTGTCGTGAAGAAGCAGGAGGCCAAGAAGGTGGTCAACCCCCTGTTCGAGAAGAGGCCGAAGAATTTTGGCATCGGTGGGTAAGATGGGGGACGCGAGAACTTGGTGTTACTCCCAGAGCAGCGCTGGCTACCGAGCAGAGGATCGTGTTCTGTGCTTACTAGCAGCTTCTGGTGGGTCTGGAGTCGGAGCTGCCCGGATGGGAgtcccattttccattttctgctTACTCCCTGGGCTTGTGTGGGTGGTGATGGTGCGTGCGCGGGGTGTGGCCACCTGAGCGCCACTCTGCTTCTGCTCAGAAACTGGTACTCAGCCTGGCCCTCGGGAGCCAGGCTCTCAGAGCAGAGGCCCTTGGCCCACTGTGCTGACGGACAGCTTGGGCTGCTCCCCGGATGAGGGGGCAGGTATCGGGGTCTCCCTGCGATCCCAGGTGTTTGTGTGCAGATGATGTGAAAGAATATTTGCTATCTGAGAGATGGTGATGACGCTCGAAACCACCAAGATCGCTGATGCACCTGCACCCTCTGAATGGCACCAAACACGGACTCCATGGGGGGTTTGAGCCTCACTTACGGTGTTGCCCTTAACTTCTCAGGACAGGACATCCAGCCCAAAAGGGACCTCACCCGCTTTGTCAAATGGCCCCGCTACATCCGGTTGCAGCGGCAAAGGGCTATTCTCTATAAACGTCTAAAAGTGCCTCCCGCGATTAACCAGTTCACCCAGGCCTTGGACCGCCAGACAGGTGAGGTTCCATGGCACAAAACCAGCATCCGAGAAGGGGTTTCTTGGGCCAGGACGACGTTACTGTCTTTACTCTGATGGTACTACATTTGCAGTGTTTTCTAGGGGCGGTGGGGGTTTTCGAGTAAATTGAATTATTAAAATTGAGGACATCATGTCTAATTTCCAGAACGTGAAGGTGGCTTGGCCGAAGAGGTCACGTACGTGTTGGGGGATGTCTTGGGACTACTTTCAGGGCAGTGAGCTAGCATTGCGTCGAGTGGCACAGACCAGAGCTTAAAACAAGCCTAAACTGACAATGATTCTTGCAGCTACTCAACTGCTTAAGCTGGCCCACAAGTACAGACCAGAGACAAAGCAGGAGAAGAAGCAGAGATTGTTGGCCCGGGCCGAGAAGAAAGCTGCGGGCAAAGGGGATGTCCCCACTAAGAGGCCACCTGTCCTTCGAGCTGGTGAGTGGGCCCCTCCTCACAGAGGGCAAGTGGTGGGACAGGCTGTTGGCAATGATGCATGAATTTCTTCACCTGGAATCACTGTGAAGAGTAAAATCGAGCTTTTTAACCCTGAGTCACAGCTGGGCCCCGAGGAGAGCTGCTTTTGTGAACCAAGCAGCCCCTGCGGACTGCTCACACAAACTGGTTGTGTGTCCTAGGGGTTAACACTGTCACCACCTTGGTGGAAAACAAGAAGGCTCAGCTGGTAGTGATTGCACATGATGTGGATCCCATTGAGGTACGTCTTCCTCGTTTTTAAGCATTGATTGTTAGATTGGGTCTTGACGTCAGTGCCGGGACAGTTAAAGCTAGATGTTGAGTATGGCGTGTTAGGCCAAAGTGGGGAGATAGCTTTTCGTTGAGGACGGTACTGACAGGTGATCCAGTTGATAGCCGTTGCGATGATGGGGATTTCTTACTGAATTAAACCTTGAAGTGGGAGTACATGAGGTTTTTAATCCTGAGCAATTGCTACTGAGTTAGCTTTTACATTCCTGCTTTTGGTCAAAATACACTCTAGAGCTAATGTTGTATTCCAGCTGGTGGTTTTCCTGCCTGCCCTGTGTCGTAAGATGGGGGTTCCCTACTGCATTATCAAGGGGAAGGCCAGGCTGGGGCGTCTGGTCCACAGGAAGACCTGCACCAGCGTCGCCTTCACACAGGTCAACTCGTAAGTATGCAAGGTGGCCCCCAACTCCCAGCAGTCAGTAGGGGtgagccaccccctcccccagttcttAATTCCTCAGGATTTTCCTTAAAGACCAAACGCCATACCTTAAAGGAATACGTTTATCTGAATCTTTGCCAATGATGGTTAACGAATTTCTTCACCTGAATAAGCCATGTGGTCATATTGTATCTGAGGCAAAGGGCTTGGTTGGGGCTAACAGTGAGCCCGTCCCTGCTTTCTGGAAAGGTAACTGAGAAGCTAATGACCCCCATTTCCCCCCTGCCTTTTTAGGGAAGACAAAGGAGCTCTGGCAAAGCTGGTGGAAGCCATCAGGACCAATTACAATGACAGATACGATGAGGTAAAGCAGCAGCTTGACACAAAACACTGTCGGGTACATTGAACCTTTCATCAGGGGACTGGCTGGCCTGGCTCCTCCTGAGCAGTCCTACTTGACGAAGGACTTGGAGCAGCCAAGTAGAAGACCACATGGGCTGACCTAGTTTTGAGAGCCTTGAAGGAGGCCACACTGACCCCTCTCTGTCGTTGCAGATCCGCCGCCACTGGGGAGGCAACGTCCTGGGTCCGAAGTCTGTGGCTCGCATTGccaagctggaaaaggcaaaggctAAAGAACTGGCCACCAAACTGGGCTGAGTGGATGCTGTTGAATTTTCTgtacataaaagtaataaaacGTGGTCTCTCAGCCAGTGTCAGTTGTCGTTTGGGGTTGAATATAATTGATCTTCCGTCAGTTTGGGATGGCGACAAGTGTTTTTCAAACCCAGGGtctgtgctgggcacagggcaggAGGTGTGGGTTGACCTGTTCTGAACAAGCAGCCTCAACCACTCAGTCGCACGTCGTACTTGAACATGCTGACAAAGCTTGGATTTTATGATCAAGACCGTTAACTAGCACAGGTAGAATGGCAGGCAGATGACAACAGGTGTGTAAGATTTATTCATACCAATAGTACCTGATCCTATATAAAAACAAAGCTTGGAAATCAGTGACTCCTGATTTATCGTGGTCCTTCCGCTCATTAGTTAATCTCACACACCAGGACTCCGACGTAGGAATTTCTTAAACCACAGGTAGGATGTAGCTGCACAGAGTCCATACCTTGGGTTGAAGAGAACAGTCAGCGTTTGGAAGGGGAAGACTTGGGAGCAGCTAGAGACTGGGACTTACCAGGTAATGATGTACTGCATGTGCTCATTCCTCAGAGTGACTCGGGTTTGCCCTCCAATGGGTCCCCCGGGGACTGTGCTTTCTGCAAAGACAGTGGGCCCAGTGTCCACAATCACTGTGTGTCTCCCTACAGCACTTTGGCCAGCTGTTTCCTTGGGGCCTTCCAGAGCTCTTGCATGGCCAAAATTCAgtgaggcctttttttttttttttaacctgtaacCAGCCCCGTGTTGCCTCCTTCCCTTAGTACCTGGCAGACATCCACACTCCTCCCACACACGCTAAAATATAAGCAGTAGCAAGTACTGAAAACGTCAGGGCTGAGAGGAAGGTAGAACCAGGTGTTTGCAAAAGCTACGTGCTCTTCTGGGGTGGGCTGGTCACAACGTACGGAAGTCCGCATCAATGAAGATGGGGTCTGCGCCCGTGAGCCTGGCCATGGCCTCCAGATCCCGGTAATGCCAGTGGTTCCTTTCGGGATTGTTCTCTGGGACAAAGGGCTTCCTAGTTTCTGTCAGCCTCACCATCCCAACTAGGTCTACTTCTCCCTTGATCTAGAAAGGAAAACGAGATTGCTCTTCAGGGCCTGGTTTCTAGAGAGCCCTGCTCACAAGGGAGGGTTCACACCCCTTACCTGGCCTTTCTGCCGTGTATCAGGATTCACCTTCTTCCTGGGGACAAACCCTCTATTTACCAGGATGGTGATTCTGGAGTAAAACGAGGATGCTCTTTCAGGTGCGGAAGGGAGTAACAGAAGTATGCTCTTTGAGGTGGGGAAGGGTTTTGGAATAAACATTATCACTGGTTGTCCGTGGGAAGGGTTTAAAACCGGGAGGCAGCTGCAGGTGTGCCACGGGGAAGGTCCTCCTTTCTCCTGGCCGGGTCTTGATTGGCAGGGCCATCAACTGAGGACAGACCTCCAGGGTCCCTGGTAACAGCCCccatctctgcttccctctgtgtGCCTCACCCACGGCCGGAGTTCAGATACCCAGTTAACTTTCCCAGTTAACTGCAGCAGCTGCCTTGTGTACCTGCCTCCAGTATCCTCTTGGGGTGGCGGGGAGACCCTCCCAGACCTATAGCTGGGAAGTTGCTCTAGCTGATCTTGCAATGCCCCCTTGCTGGACAGGTCATTTCCTCTCCCCGTATTGCCCTTCCCATCTCCCGACTCCAGGCGTGGCCCAAGTAGTCCCCTCGGAATCCTTCCCtaaccccaccccctccaggcagagctgggggtgCCTTTCCTTTCTCTCGACTTCCTCTCACTAGCCCCTCCTCATGCCGCACCACAACCATTTAATGTGTTGGCCACGAGACAACTCCAGAGGGTTGATTTCATTCACCTCTTCGGAAAGCTCCACGCACAGGAATCATTCAGTAAGAAGTGAAATGAACTGGCTTAACAATATCAGAAGTACAAATTCCAAGGAATTGAACCTTTCTGGGTATCTTGGATTTGCCCAAGGTTGGTGCTTCGCTGCATGTTCTACTCACCCCAGGTCAGTGCAGTGGAAGGGGGTGATGACGTAGGCACCACTCTCAGGTGAGGAAGAGAGACGGCCAGCCTCCTGGGCCTCCCGGGCAGGGTCCACCATGGTCCGAGGCATCATGTACAGCTCCTTGGAGTGGTCAAAGTGCCCTCTGACCTTCACTGGCCTGTACTCCAGACTTTTCAGTTCCATTGGGCTATATGGGAGTGGGGACAAGTGAGGCTGCGGCCAAGCAAGGTTTGGCAGGAACTTCAAACCCTTCCGGGGCTGCACATCACAAATACGGCACACATGTTTGCTCCCCTGAACGGAAAGCTTTGTTGACCCTATCTATCCCTCTAAGTGCCTCAAAATGAGTAGAGGCAGTAGAATCACTTAGGGCACTTTTTCAAGATAACGCTCTCATGTCAAGACATGTCATGATGGTGCACTCTGCCCTCATGCACCAGGTAAGAATTACTGCTATAGGGGCCCATAAGCACTGGGGGGGATTCCTCAGGTACAACACatctgaaagaaaagtaaaactcagCATCAATGATAATCTTCTAAGCATGTCAGGCAGCTTCCCAAGGGTGATCAGGAAGCCAATAGGACAACTGATTTTGAAGGCTCCCATCTGAGGGTCAGG contains these protein-coding regions:
- the RPL7A gene encoding 60S ribosomal protein L7a, encoding MPKGKKAKGKKVAPAPAVVKKQEAKKVVNPLFEKRPKNFGIGQDIQPKRDLTRFVKWPRYIRLQRQRAILYKRLKVPPAINQFTQALDRQTATQLLKLAHKYRPETKQEKKQRLLARAEKKAAGKGDVPTKRPPVLRAGVNTVTTLVENKKAQLVVIAHDVDPIELVVFLPALCRKMGVPYCIIKGKARLGRLVHRKTCTSVAFTQVNSEDKGALAKLVEAIRTNYNDRYDEIRRHWGGNVLGPKSVARIAKLEKAKAKELATKLG
- the LOC110581750 gene encoding surfeit locus protein 1 isoform X1, with the translated sequence MELKSLEYRPVKVRGHFDHSKELYMMPRTMVDPAREAQEAGRLSSSPESGAYVITPFHCTDLGITILVNRGFVPRKKVNPDTRQKGQIKGEVDLVGMVRLTETRKPFVPENNPERNHWHYRDLEAMARLTGADPIFIDADFQSTVPGGPIGGQTRVTLRNEHMQYIITWYGLCAATSYLWFKKFLRRSPGV
- the LOC110581750 gene encoding surfeit locus protein 1 isoform X2 produces the protein MELKSLEYRPVKVRGHFDHSKELYMMPRTMVDPAREAQEAGRLSSSPESGAYVITPFHCTDLGITILVNRGFVPRKKVNPDTRQKGQIKGEVDLVGMVRLTETRKPFVPENNPERNHWHYRDLEAMARLTGADPIFIDADFQSTVPGGPIGGQTRVTLRNEHMQYIITCYILPVV